From Micromonospora rhizosphaerae, the proteins below share one genomic window:
- a CDS encoding glycosyltransferase, translating to MTRPLDPGAPERFRRPRQLDVLIPTRNRPAELAVTLSGLAAQEGVPDFGVVVSDQSDDEPAYADPAAATMVRVLRHRGHRVLLTRRLPRRGLAEHRAYLLDRSVARYVLCLDDDVWLEPGTLSRLVTAIRELGCGFVGNAVHGLSYSDDVRPETHGHYEEWNGPPTPELVRPGTPAWDRAQIHPAANLLHVTEKLRLPAGAWRAYKISWIGGCVLYDRVKLVDAGGFEFWRRLQERHQGEDVAAQLAVMARHGGAGILPSGAYHLESPTTVTERDVEAWEVVLADSDTPQPA from the coding sequence GTGACTCGACCGCTCGACCCCGGCGCACCCGAGCGGTTCCGCCGGCCCCGGCAGCTCGACGTGCTGATCCCGACCCGCAACCGCCCCGCCGAGCTGGCGGTCACCCTCTCCGGGTTGGCCGCTCAGGAGGGCGTACCGGACTTCGGGGTCGTGGTCAGCGACCAGTCCGACGACGAGCCGGCGTACGCAGATCCGGCGGCGGCCACCATGGTCCGGGTGCTGCGTCACCGGGGGCACCGGGTGCTGCTGACCCGGCGGCTGCCCCGGCGTGGCCTGGCCGAACACCGGGCCTACCTGCTGGATCGGTCCGTCGCCCGGTACGTGCTCTGCCTCGACGACGACGTCTGGCTGGAACCGGGCACGCTGTCCCGGCTGGTCACCGCGATTCGGGAGCTGGGCTGCGGGTTCGTCGGCAACGCCGTGCACGGCCTGTCCTACTCGGACGACGTGCGGCCGGAGACGCACGGGCACTACGAGGAGTGGAACGGCCCGCCCACCCCCGAGCTGGTACGCCCCGGCACCCCCGCCTGGGACCGGGCGCAGATCCACCCGGCCGCGAACCTGCTGCACGTCACGGAGAAGCTGCGCCTGCCGGCGGGCGCCTGGCGGGCGTACAAGATCTCCTGGATCGGTGGCTGCGTGCTGTACGACCGGGTCAAGCTGGTCGACGCGGGCGGTTTCGAATTCTGGCGCCGGCTGCAGGAGCGGCACCAGGGCGAGGACGTCGCCGCGCAGCTCGCGGTGATGGCCCGGCACGGCGGCGCGGGCATCCTGCCCAGCGGCGCCTACCACCTGGAGTCGCCGACCACGGTGACCGAGCGGGACGTGGAGGCGTGGGAGGTCGTCCTCGCCGACTCCGACACCCCGCAGCCCGCCTGA
- the rfaE2 gene encoding D-glycero-beta-D-manno-heptose 1-phosphate adenylyltransferase produces the protein MAGAAAEERRLATVVESWLGRPVLVVGDAMLDEWRFAESERLCREAPAPVLTLRRRISAAGGAANTAVNLSTLGGRAVLVAPVGADAAGDELHDCLDRAGVWDRTVNQPGRPTPVKRRMLAGNQILLREDSGEPEEALDEDGVARLIIALDCATEELKAVADGAAPTLVVCDYGLGALPAAVGAWLVANRDRYATVALDAHDLVHWRGLNPTVVTPSFAEAARLLARAAAGFGAAPRPAGRGGSGPDLHLDHPVADPADGPSELTVGAAPGGAGEWSAGPDGSDLGAAPEGERGQAEQEGHPAGQDANLGPLGAGFPGAGGPTGEPTPGEDRVAMTGDGLTVTGSGVTVNATAGEGVDRAELAESRLAELRAHTGADVVAVTLDTEGAVVGGADGEPRRSHSTPVPASHAVGAGDAYLAAMTLALAAEATLPTAAQLAQLAATITVSDTGTCVCRREDLLGALGSGPDETGHPTVVDAEELSAIVDDHRRAGRSVVFTNGCFDVLHPGHVRYLTQARALGDLLIVAVNSDDSVRRLKGPDRPVNPVEDRAALLAALECVDHVVVFEEDSPSRLIEAVRPDVYVKGGDYPPEMVPEAPLVRRLGGQVRTLGYVPDRSTSAIIERIRAQSVARPGSAPKSSPATGRPT, from the coding sequence ATGGCAGGAGCAGCAGCGGAAGAGCGCCGGCTCGCCACCGTCGTGGAGAGCTGGCTGGGGCGTCCCGTGCTGGTCGTCGGCGACGCCATGCTTGACGAGTGGCGGTTCGCGGAGTCCGAGCGGCTCTGCCGCGAGGCACCCGCCCCGGTTCTCACCCTGCGCCGGCGCATCTCCGCCGCCGGCGGGGCGGCGAACACCGCCGTCAACCTCTCCACCCTCGGCGGCCGGGCCGTGCTGGTGGCCCCGGTCGGCGCCGACGCGGCCGGCGACGAACTGCACGACTGCCTCGACCGCGCGGGCGTCTGGGACCGGACGGTCAACCAGCCCGGCCGGCCGACCCCGGTGAAGCGCCGGATGCTCGCCGGCAACCAGATCCTGCTGCGCGAGGACTCCGGCGAGCCGGAGGAAGCGCTCGACGAGGACGGGGTAGCCCGGCTGATCATCGCCCTGGACTGTGCGACCGAAGAGCTGAAGGCGGTCGCCGACGGGGCCGCGCCCACCCTGGTGGTCTGCGACTACGGCCTGGGCGCGCTCCCGGCGGCGGTAGGCGCCTGGCTGGTCGCCAACCGGGACCGCTACGCGACCGTGGCACTCGACGCGCACGATCTGGTCCACTGGCGGGGCCTCAACCCGACGGTGGTGACCCCGAGCTTCGCCGAGGCGGCCCGGCTGCTCGCCCGCGCCGCGGCCGGCTTCGGCGCGGCGCCCCGCCCGGCCGGACGCGGCGGCAGCGGCCCCGACCTGCACCTGGACCACCCGGTCGCCGACCCGGCCGACGGCCCGTCCGAGCTCACCGTCGGCGCCGCACCCGGCGGCGCCGGCGAGTGGTCGGCCGGGCCGGACGGTTCCGACCTCGGCGCGGCCCCAGAGGGCGAGCGCGGCCAGGCCGAGCAGGAAGGCCACCCGGCCGGCCAAGACGCCAACCTCGGCCCGCTCGGCGCGGGTTTCCCGGGGGCCGGCGGCCCCACCGGGGAGCCGACGCCCGGGGAGGACCGGGTGGCGATGACCGGCGACGGGCTCACCGTGACCGGCAGCGGCGTCACCGTGAACGCGACGGCCGGCGAGGGCGTGGACCGGGCCGAGCTGGCCGAGTCGCGCCTGGCCGAGCTGCGGGCGCACACCGGCGCCGACGTGGTGGCGGTGACCCTGGACACCGAGGGCGCGGTGGTCGGCGGGGCCGACGGCGAGCCCCGGCGCAGCCACAGCACCCCGGTCCCGGCCAGCCACGCCGTCGGCGCCGGGGACGCGTACCTGGCCGCGATGACGCTGGCCCTGGCGGCCGAGGCGACGCTGCCGACCGCCGCCCAGCTCGCCCAGCTCGCCGCGACCATCACGGTCTCCGACACCGGCACCTGCGTGTGCCGGCGGGAGGACCTGCTCGGAGCGCTGGGCAGCGGGCCGGACGAGACCGGGCACCCGACCGTGGTCGACGCCGAAGAGCTGAGCGCGATCGTCGACGACCACCGGCGCGCGGGCCGCTCGGTGGTCTTCACCAACGGCTGTTTCGACGTGCTGCACCCGGGACACGTGCGCTACCTGACCCAGGCCCGCGCGCTCGGCGACCTGCTCATCGTGGCGGTCAACTCCGACGACAGCGTACGGCGGCTCAAGGGGCCGGACCGCCCGGTGAACCCGGTCGAGGACCGGGCGGCGCTGCTCGCCGCGCTGGAGTGCGTGGACCACGTGGTGGTCTTCGAGGAGGACTCCCCGAGCCGCCTGATCGAGGCGGTCCGCCCCGACGTCTACGTCAAGGGTGGCGACTACCCGCCGGAGATGGTCCCGGAGGCGCCCCTGGTCCGCCGGCTGGGCGGCCAGGTCCGCACCCTCGGCTACGTGCCGGACCGCTCCACCTCGGCGATCATCGAGCGGATCCGCGCGCAGTCGGTTGCTCGGCCCGGCTCGGCGCCGAAGAGCTCTCCCGCCACCGGCAGGCCGACGTGA
- a CDS encoding type 1 glutamine amidotransferase domain-containing protein has protein sequence MAATLQGKRIAFLAADGVEEVEYVQPREAVENAGARVELVSLRPGSIQSFNHLDQSKTYDVDVTVAQADAGAYDALVLPGGVANPDFLRTDPDAVRFVRAFFDAGKPVGVICHGPWTLIEAGVVRGRRLTSWPSLRTDLTNAGANWVDERCVTDNGLVSSRKPDDLPAFCAKIVEEFAEGKHRPV, from the coding sequence ATGGCAGCGACGCTGCAGGGCAAGCGGATCGCCTTCCTGGCCGCCGACGGAGTCGAGGAGGTCGAGTACGTCCAGCCCCGCGAGGCGGTCGAGAACGCCGGTGCCCGGGTCGAACTGGTCTCGCTCCGGCCCGGCTCGATCCAGTCCTTCAACCACCTCGACCAGAGCAAGACGTACGACGTGGACGTGACGGTGGCCCAGGCCGACGCCGGGGCGTACGACGCGTTGGTCCTGCCCGGCGGGGTGGCCAACCCGGACTTCCTGCGCACCGACCCCGACGCGGTCCGGTTCGTGCGGGCGTTCTTCGACGCCGGCAAGCCGGTCGGCGTGATCTGCCACGGGCCGTGGACGCTGATCGAGGCGGGCGTGGTGCGGGGCCGGCGGTTGACCTCCTGGCCGAGCCTGCGCACGGACCTGACCAACGCCGGCGCCAACTGGGTCGACGAGCGGTGCGTCACCGACAACGGCCTGGTCAGCAGTCGCAAGCCCGACGACCTCCCGGCCTTCTGTGCCAAGATCGTCGAGGAGTTCGCCGAGGGGAAGCACCGCCCCGTCTGA
- a CDS encoding MDR family MFS transporter, translated as MTTEAHARPALHAGQIRLLMFGLMTGMLLAALDQTIVGTALPTIVGELGGINHYSWVVTAYLLASTASTPLYGKMADLYGRRPVFIFSIGTFLLGSLLAGLSQNMTQLIVTRGVQGLGAGGLMTLAFTIISDVVSPRERGRYQGLFGAVFGISSVAGPLVGGYFAETNWRWIFYINVPLAILAIVVCYHVMRLIPFERREHAIDWLGAGLLVAGVSCLLLALSWGGNRYAWSSGVIIGLFVAGAVFGVLFVLQEARVPEPILPLRLFRQATFTLANLAGFVLGLVMFGSIIFIPLYLQIVKGASPTRSGLLMLPMMAGIIFTSVLTGRAMSQIGRYKWFPVTGSVVLLAGMLLFTRLHVETSLWVAFGFMVVIGVGLGLCMQSLILAVQNAVAPRDLGAGTSSATFFRSLGGSFGVAILGAVLSSQLTGQLADRLPGAIAQLPPDQRAAVAARGGANISINDPATILALPGPVRAAIQAAFVESLHLVFLTAGLIAILAVLVTLALPNDKLRGAGPQGATGGADPLGGKAAAPGGKPLTRESKEEAAAEMEAKSQTML; from the coding sequence GTGACGACCGAAGCCCATGCCCGGCCGGCGCTGCACGCCGGCCAGATCCGCCTGCTGATGTTCGGTCTGATGACCGGGATGCTGCTGGCCGCGCTCGACCAGACCATCGTCGGTACGGCCCTGCCCACGATCGTCGGCGAACTGGGCGGCATCAACCACTACTCCTGGGTGGTGACCGCGTACCTGCTCGCCTCCACCGCGTCCACCCCGCTGTACGGCAAGATGGCCGACCTGTACGGGCGCCGCCCGGTCTTCATCTTCTCGATCGGCACGTTCCTGCTCGGCTCGCTGCTGGCCGGCCTGTCGCAGAACATGACCCAGCTGATCGTCACCCGGGGCGTGCAGGGGCTGGGCGCCGGCGGCCTGATGACGCTGGCGTTCACCATCATCTCGGACGTGGTCTCGCCCCGGGAACGCGGCCGCTACCAGGGCCTCTTCGGCGCGGTCTTCGGCATCTCGTCGGTGGCCGGCCCGCTGGTCGGCGGCTACTTCGCGGAGACCAACTGGCGCTGGATCTTCTACATCAACGTGCCGTTGGCGATCCTGGCGATCGTGGTCTGCTACCACGTCATGCGGCTGATCCCGTTCGAGCGGCGCGAGCACGCGATCGACTGGCTCGGCGCGGGGCTGCTGGTGGCCGGGGTGAGCTGCCTGCTGCTCGCGCTGAGCTGGGGCGGCAACCGGTACGCCTGGAGTTCCGGCGTGATCATCGGGCTCTTCGTGGCCGGCGCGGTGTTCGGGGTGCTCTTCGTGCTCCAGGAGGCCCGGGTGCCGGAGCCGATCCTGCCGCTGCGGCTGTTCCGCCAGGCGACGTTCACGCTGGCCAACCTGGCCGGCTTCGTGCTCGGTCTGGTGATGTTCGGGTCGATCATCTTCATCCCGCTCTACCTGCAGATCGTCAAGGGCGCCTCGCCGACCCGCAGCGGTCTGCTGATGCTGCCGATGATGGCCGGCATCATCTTCACCTCGGTGCTCACCGGCCGCGCGATGAGCCAGATCGGGCGGTACAAGTGGTTCCCGGTGACCGGCTCGGTCGTGCTGCTCGCCGGCATGCTGCTCTTCACCCGCCTGCACGTGGAGACCTCGCTCTGGGTGGCCTTCGGCTTCATGGTGGTGATCGGCGTCGGGCTGGGCCTCTGCATGCAGTCGCTGATCCTGGCCGTGCAGAACGCGGTGGCCCCGCGGGACCTGGGCGCCGGCACCTCCTCGGCGACCTTCTTCCGGTCGCTGGGTGGATCCTTCGGGGTGGCCATCCTGGGCGCGGTGCTGTCGTCGCAGCTCACCGGCCAGCTCGCCGACCGGCTGCCGGGCGCCATCGCGCAGCTTCCGCCCGATCAGCGGGCTGCGGTGGCGGCCCGTGGCGGGGCGAACATCTCGATCAACGACCCGGCGACCATCCTCGCCCTGCCCGGCCCGGTCCGCGCCGCCATCCAGGCCGCGTTCGTCGAGTCGCTGCACCTGGTCTTCCTGACCGCCGGGCTGATCGCCATCCTGGCGGTGCTGGTCACGTTGGCCCTGCCGAACGACAAGCTGCGCGGCGCCGGCCCGCAGGGGGCCACCGGCGGCGCAGACCCGCTCGGCGGCAAGGCGGCCGCCCCCGGCGGCAAGCCGCTGACCAGGGAGTCGAAGGAGGAGGCCGCTGCCGAGATGGAGGCGAAGTCCCAGACGATGCTCTGA
- a CDS encoding LysR family transcriptional regulator, with the protein MDLRRLRLLRELARLGSMRQVADELHVTTSTVSQQLAALAREVGTELVEPHGRRVRLTPAGRRLAEHAVTILAAVDAARLDLDPRAEPAGTVRVAGFATAVRRSLLPLTARLATDHPRVRLRIHEHEPAEAYALLAADEVDLALTYDYNLATLSADQALEATSLWSVAWHLGVPTDAAPGPAEDAPTVFDRFRDEDWIVNSRNTADEVVVRTIASIAGFEPRIVHRADSLELVQDLIVAGLGVGLLPGDQPTVPGVRLLPLTGPQALLRAYAVTRRGRAAWPPLALILDLLTAHPDPPQEVPPGRTAPPARFTGR; encoded by the coding sequence GTGGACCTGCGTCGCCTGCGCCTGCTGCGCGAACTGGCCCGGCTCGGCTCGATGCGCCAGGTCGCCGACGAGCTGCACGTCACCACCTCGACGGTGTCGCAGCAGCTGGCGGCGCTGGCCCGGGAGGTGGGCACCGAGCTGGTCGAGCCGCACGGTCGCCGCGTCCGGCTCACCCCGGCCGGCCGCCGGCTGGCCGAACACGCCGTGACGATCCTCGCCGCGGTCGACGCGGCCCGGCTCGACCTGGACCCGCGGGCCGAGCCGGCCGGCACGGTACGCGTCGCCGGCTTCGCCACCGCCGTCCGGCGCTCGCTGCTGCCGCTCACCGCCCGGCTGGCGACGGACCACCCGCGGGTGCGCCTCCGCATCCACGAGCACGAGCCGGCCGAGGCGTACGCGCTGCTCGCGGCCGACGAGGTCGACCTCGCGCTCACCTACGACTACAACCTGGCCACCCTGTCCGCGGACCAAGCGCTGGAGGCCACGTCGCTGTGGTCGGTGGCGTGGCACCTCGGGGTGCCGACCGACGCGGCGCCCGGCCCGGCGGAGGACGCCCCGACGGTCTTCGACCGGTTCCGCGACGAGGACTGGATCGTCAACTCGCGCAACACCGCCGACGAGGTGGTCGTCCGCACCATCGCCTCGATCGCCGGCTTCGAGCCCCGGATCGTGCACCGCGCGGACAGCCTCGAACTGGTCCAGGACCTCATCGTCGCGGGACTCGGCGTCGGTCTGCTCCCCGGCGACCAGCCGACCGTGCCCGGCGTGCGCCTGCTGCCCCTCACCGGACCGCAGGCCCTCCTGCGCGCGTACGCCGTGACCCGCCGCGGTCGGGCGGCCTGGCCGCCGCTGGCGCTGATCCTCGACCTGCTCACCGCCCACCCGGATCCGCCCCAGGAGGTCCCTCCCGGAAGGACTGCTCCGCCTGCTCGCTTCACGGGAAGGTGA
- a CDS encoding EamA family transporter, with product MTTATSARAGTAMAVASMTCVQLGLAASVGLFDRVGPAGAAWLRLAWAGVLLAVVVRPRLSAFTRSALRACLALGVVTAGVTILFMAAVARLPLGTASALEFLGPLGVAVARGRGGTKLWPALAAVGVLLLTEPWHGGSDLVGVAYALGAAACWAAYILLTQRVGDEVSGIRGLAVSMPVAAVVATLVVGPSTFGNLTWQVLLAGLGLAVLLPVVPFVLELLALRRLTAAAFGTLMSLEPAIALVVGLVALGQVPGVGAVAGIAFVVVAGIGAERSGARPAAGRGDDSGVPSERPAGVGAVT from the coding sequence ATGACCACCGCGACCTCTGCCCGTGCCGGAACCGCGATGGCGGTCGCCTCGATGACGTGTGTCCAACTCGGGCTGGCCGCCTCGGTCGGGCTGTTCGACCGGGTCGGTCCGGCGGGCGCCGCCTGGCTGCGCCTGGCCTGGGCGGGGGTGCTGCTAGCGGTCGTGGTCCGGCCCCGCCTGTCGGCCTTCACCCGCTCCGCCCTGCGGGCCTGCCTGGCGCTCGGCGTGGTGACGGCCGGCGTCACCATCCTGTTCATGGCGGCGGTGGCCCGGCTGCCCCTCGGTACGGCCAGCGCGCTGGAGTTCCTCGGGCCGCTGGGCGTGGCCGTGGCCCGCGGTCGGGGCGGCACCAAGCTCTGGCCGGCGCTCGCGGCGGTCGGGGTGCTGCTGCTCACCGAGCCGTGGCACGGCGGCTCGGACCTGGTGGGGGTGGCGTACGCGCTCGGCGCGGCGGCCTGCTGGGCCGCGTACATCCTGCTCACCCAGCGGGTGGGCGACGAGGTCTCCGGCATCCGCGGCCTGGCGGTCTCCATGCCGGTGGCCGCCGTGGTCGCGACCCTGGTCGTCGGTCCCTCGACGTTCGGCAACCTGACCTGGCAGGTGCTCCTGGCCGGCCTCGGGCTGGCCGTCCTGTTGCCCGTCGTTCCGTTCGTGCTGGAACTGCTGGCGCTGCGCCGGCTCACCGCCGCCGCGTTCGGCACGCTGATGAGCCTGGAGCCCGCCATCGCCCTGGTCGTCGGCCTGGTCGCGCTGGGTCAGGTGCCGGGCGTCGGCGCGGTGGCCGGCATCGCCTTCGTGGTGGTCGCCGGGATCGGCGCGGAACGGTCCGGCGCCCGGCCAGCCGCCGGGCGGGGCGACGACTCCGGGGTGCCCAGCGAGCGGCCCGCGGGGGTCGGCGCCGTCACTTGA